The following DNA comes from Fundulus heteroclitus isolate FHET01 chromosome 1, MU-UCD_Fhet_4.1, whole genome shotgun sequence.
CTTCCATGCTGTTTTTCTTAAGACTCTGGCTGCTTTTTCACTTATTTTCTTTCCAGTCCTTATATACCTGACCATAGCAGCCTTTTTGCACAAACGCACAAAGCAAAGCACAAGTaggtcaaaaaaaaattattaatggggtaaaatctgaaaaaacacTCAGGACCCAAGAGTAGAAACTCCTActcaaaaagaatacaaaataatgtaattatctAATTTAGCAAAGGACTTTAATCCCAAACTCTACATTTTTCTTAGTTCTTTACTCCTGCTGCTAACATAAAACAACTACTAATTCAAGTGTTATGCAACTCACATTCACTTTTTGTAGATATCCATAAATCAgtctttattttcaaaaaacaaagcGCTATTCAGGTGATCTGTGCCGTGTCCAGAGTCAATAATTGACTCTGGATGGATGTGAAGTACTTTAAgtttaaaatacttcacatGCTTCCTTTCTGTTTTTTGAGCTTTCTCTGTACATACAAAGTACATGTTGACAGTTCAGAGAGAATATTGGGTATAAATTTTTCATAAAGAGAAATTTACATTTCATGGCCAAAATTTAGCAGTTAAACTTGAATTATGGATATCTGCTGAGGAGATCCTGCCTCTTTAACAGTTTCTATGCAGTCTTGAAAGATAAggagaaatgaaaacaaagaaaattgtttAGTTTCAAGGCTTTATTCCTTAATCCTTGATGCAACCGATGAAAATCAGAAAATTGAAGAgcgaaaaagttatttttatgttgatttATAATAAggctaatattttttatatccatgtgttttctttttttgaataagcacttaaaaaaaaaaacattcaaccaAGCGAGATTTTGATGCTCTTCGGGTTTCCTGGATCAACTTTTATTTGATTTGGAAACAATCCAGTTGAAATCCGACAAGTCTGAAGGCTAAACCCAAAAAAAATAGTCCACAAGAACCGACTGATATGATCCGTCTGTCAGGGCTGCAACTTTGGGAGCTCTTACAGCCTGTTCCTTACGCATATTCTGGGTagaaccttttatttttatttttatttttttgtagcatGAAGGTTTTGTGCTGCAGTGGGAGAGACCTCTGAGTACCTCCCAGGAGGGAGGTGCACCTGAATTGGTCAGCCTGAAATGTCCGGGTCAAAAACAACATCATTCTTCTTCTCGCAGCCTCGGCTTCTGTTCCTGTGGACTATGTGTGGCCTTGAGCATTATAGATTTCAAATTCAAGCTGAATGAAGTTTGCTTAGATGCCAAATAACAAAAACTGTGAATAACCCCTTTAACGCAGCATCACCCAGGAAGCCAGCTCCACTTATTGTGTTTCCTCCTGTTTTGCGTAACATGCTGAGATAAAAACCCAATGGCCGAAATAAAAAGATCGGATTCtgagggagtgaagggaaaaTGTGTATGAGTAATGGCTATAAACTGGTCCaccatattattattatgctgGTATTTTTACAATACCTTTTCATTTACTTTTACGTCTCCTCAGACTTCCCAAAAAGAAGCTGTCTGTGGAGATGGAGCGGCTCGGCTCGGAGAGCTGCCGTGGTCGAGCCAGGCTGCCTCAGCAGCAGAGCGTGCCAGAAATCACGGTGCGCTCCCCGGAGTTCTCCCCTCCGCGTCCTTACCCGCCCGGCTCGGAGGACAGCAGCTCGGagcactcctcctcctcctacatCCGCTCCCCTGGGAGGGACAGGCCCACAGAGATCCCCAAGCTCTGTCCCCCGCCTTACGGATTCCACTTCGGGGCACAGAAAAAGGAGCTCTCCTGTCTCCGCGGCCTCCACAAGAGCACCGGCCAGCCTCAGTCCAGCCCCGGGCGCGTCAGACCCGCGGCGGAGAACGGACCTCTGTCGCCTCAAGACACGGAGAAAGGAAGGAGCTTCCCCGCTGCGTCTCCTGGGGCTTGCAATCTGCAGAGAGGAAGTCCCTGCCAGAGGAGCATGCTGAAGCCCCCTCCTCCCTACACCAGGCTGGTCCGAACCCCTTCGCTGAAAGACTACCCCAACCACGCCGTCAGGCTGATGCCTCGGGAGCTCGTGTCAGAGGAGCTGAAGTCCTGGCATCAGAGGAATCAGCTGCAAAAGTTCTGGCCGAGCTGCGCAGAACATCAGAGCGTCATGAGCCCCACTTCACCTCACCTGCCCCCCTTCGAACAGGTTGGTACCGTTTAAGACTGCGGGCCTGCCAGGAGTCCATTAAACCTGGCTGTGTTTAGTCTGCAGTTGTAAAATCACTCTTCTCTAATTTTAAGGAGAGGTGTTCATAGGAAGCCCTTTGCTTCCTCTGTTTAGTCTCACATGAGATCCTTACGGCCCGTTTCTGCAGAAACCTGATGACACAGCAGTAAATAGGGCACCTGTTACTTTATCTTACATTTCAGTGTTGTGATTTTAGGTTAggataaaattaaatgtatctACAGTAGTGACAACTATTAAATGCTTGTGGGggtttttctttaattactgAAATATTAAAGGTGTTaaaagtgctttgcaaaaggCTCTGAACGGCTTTGAATTTGGCCACGTTAGAAATACTCAGAATAAACCATCTTTTACTTCAACTGTAGCTGCTTTTCTGTTCTGGTACGTCCCTAATAGTTTTCAACTTCAAGAGACTGAAATTGtgcttatttttctttgtaacaTAGCTGAAACTCAGTCAGACTGCATCTAtgaacaccatttttttaagTTCTCAACTGGATTTCTGTCTGTACTTTGACTGCGCCGTTCCAACACATGAATCTGCTCTCACGTAAACCAAGTTGTGCTCCTGGCTGTAAGTTCTTGTCCTGATCTGCCTCTAACGGGGTTTCTTCTGAGATTTTCTCACCATTAACTCCCACTAACCCAGCTACCCGGTCCcggctgaagaaaagcatccccacagcatgatgctgccaccaccgtgtgtCACCACAGGGATTGTGTATATTCAGTGTGTGCTTTCTGCCACACATAGCGTTCAGCCTGTTGGCTAAATAGTTTGATTTTGATTCTCTTCTGTGTTTACCATGTCACCTACCTTGCTTGGGGCAAACCGCACACGGGACTTCTTATCGCTTTGCCTCACTCCCTGAAAAGTGAGATTTAGGGCCCAGCTAATGTTGTGTTGACAGGTGTCCATTTAGGTGGACCCTAGTTGCTAATTAggtgtgttcttttttttttttttaaaaccatgcgTCATTTTATGTTGTGACAtaagaaaattgtaaaaaacaaaggaTTATGATCTTTTCAAGGCGCTGTATCATGTGGTTGATAAATTGTATAACGTTCCTTGAGTGTATGTCCCAGATTAACACGCATGTAATGACCTTTTCCTCAGGGTTCGGGCAACCTGGTCCTCCAGAGAGCTGCAGACGGGACTCCGGTCCAGTGGTTCGTGGCCGAGGACGCTGAAATCGTGAGCCAGGTGTAACCTGCACCTGTCCGGCTCCTCAAGTCATTCCAGTTTATTTATCTCTGTATTTATTGAGACTTTAGACTCTCTGTGAGATTGTTTGTTGACACGATGCAGAAAATTTTGGACCTGTTGGTACCAGTACGGTACTTATTTATGACTTAATGTAAGGTGAAAtgccagttttatttattttaggttctgtcataTTAGACTGTAGCTGAAGCGAGGCTCATGCAATCtcataaatgtgttaaatggaccagagttgtttttgtttcctgtggctggcacacatttttttttagacacaACAGTCACATCCTGTAGCTGTCATATAGGTCTCCACATTcttaatataatttttaaatatatttattgaaagttttttttcctcttgcgACATAGGTTTATCACAAAAATTTGATACATTATCtgaatttttgtcatttttatgaaGCCCTGACCCCTTCCACAGTGGTCTGATGAATGTTTTAACTGCAGGATGCTGTGCTCTTACTAACCGCATGATTGTATGAGTGTTGAGATATTttccttttgtatatttataataaagAACACGACCAAGAGATGGAAAagggttttattttacaaactaaATCCTCGAAGAGAGTGAGGATGAAGTACAGATGGACGGGTCATGGCTCAGACTCTCCTTCGTGAAGTTTCCACATGACGCAGGTCAGCATCACCACGCAGGACAGCACCAGCAGGTTGGCGCAGATGCGCGCCCATTGGCAGCGATGCAGCCGGACCGCCAGAGGATCCTGCTTACACGGAGACCCATACCTGAGGGAGGCCGCCAGTCATTGTCTGTCCAcgcaaaagtctaaacaaaaaagGGAGGGGTCACATTTACTTACGTGCCTATGGAGATTTGTCTCTGGATAAGTGGAGCCTTTCGTCCCTTCCCTTTGTTTAATACGGCGGGTTTGGCTCTCTGTCTTTGTCGCTGGGAGTCCAGGGAGAGGCTGTTAAGAAGAGGCAGTGTTTGcacaattcaatttcaattaaattttatttatatagcgccaattcatgaaacatgtcatctccaggcactttacaaagtcaaaatcaatcatattatacagattggtcaaaaatttcctatataagagaaccagttgattgcttcaaagtcccgacaagcagcattcactcctggagaagcgtagagctacagggagagttgtctgcattgtacatggctttgcagcaatccctgctactgagcaagcatgaagcgacagtggaaagaaaaaccacccattaacgggaaggacaAGTCaagcaaaacaacaactatttaTTACCAATTTACTTAAACGTTCCTTGTTTCTTTTTGGTCctgtttaaaactgtaaaccaaATAGCTGGAAAGAAAATCAAGTGTCGAGaagtatttgttgttgtttctaaCAAAATTataacattaaacattttaaaaaaaaacattaaaaaaagacaatttaatTCAAGTGCAGCAGATGTTTGTTGATCTTCATAAATCAAGAAACGGACGCATTAAAATTACACCTCACCAGAATATGATTCAAATGCTAATTAACTGAAGACGTAGGAAACAAGGCTGGGTGAAGGCTGAGGATTGTCTTGCCACCACGGATGGTGAGGATggcaaatgtaaaaaatatctCCAAAACTCACTATtacagaaccagagcagagagGTCCATGGAGTTCCTGTATACCAGAGGTGTAAAACTCATTTcgatatggggccactttggggTCATGAAGTCAtgaaaagggccggttgcacgtgtatagacgatacttttcatttcataatttcagtCCAGTTcagatagaagtataaaaaatgcacagcaacataaaagtagcacccttaggcccagtttatacagtttatctgcaagaaaagttgatattgtGGCGAGTTAAATCTTACAGGAGgaacagttttagccactttatacactgtcctaccatcacaaatgaAAACGTGGTTTATTTGCTAATTGCCACTGAGACGTTAACTGGAACATTGTGCTTTGGTCAAACGAGACAAAGATTGAACTTTTTGGCAGCAAATGAAGCCGACTGCCCTCTGTAAGAGGAGCATCTCTGAATCTGTGGGTTTGTTGCTCTTGGGAAGGATATAATCTTAacactgaatgtattttatgtaaagaTTAACGCCACTTGAAATGCCAGTGCTTTTAAACTAAAGAACACTGTTAAGGTGATATTTGATAAGGATTTTACATTTAAACGTTATATAGACTCTGTGGTAAGGACAATCTTTGAGCAACTGTGTCTTttggccaaaataaaaaaaaaaattgaccgGGACAAGGCCATTAATGCTTTCATTAGCTCCAGACTGGACTATTTATGTCTCTCTGTGTCAGTGTCTCCCATTCAAGCCTTATTCACACTCAGCCTGTTGGGACAAATCCATGTTTTAACCAACGCGCCTCTGGACATGCGCACATCGCCCCAGTTTCATATTCTTTACGCTggctttctgctcattttagaATGGATTTGAAACTTTTACGGTTCATTTTAAATCTCCCGACAGCCTCACATACCGTCATTTATCTGAACTTTGAAGTGTTTGTGTGCGTGACGGGTCCTTGGGGTCATCCAGTCGGGTTTTATTAGTTGATCCCAGGACTAAACTTAACCTCTTAACTGGTGCCCCCAAATTCCAAAAACGcctaaaaaaactaatttaaaaaatagatgCTGCTGTTGAACCCTTTGGAGCAGAGGCAAAGAGCAAAAGGTTGATGTCTGTAAAGGTAacactttaaagttttaaactaagaagtCCATTATGGTGTTCTGGTAACCCGTTTTTTGTTATTGAAGTTGGAACACACACAAATTGtccatttttttgatttttgttttcttgtttctttcttcgACATTCAGCTGCAGGCTGATGCAAGGAGATTCTAGCTGACAAATAAAGGAGCCATAAGAGACAAGTCTGTTGTGTGACAGGTTTAGATTTGAAtgcaatataataaaaaatgactCTTCTAGATCTGTTTTTCTGTAGGTATGTCTGGGCGCTCTCCAAAACTTTTCTGataagtaatcagaataaacatTGTGGCTCCTGTGACAAACTCCACCACTTCTGTTGCTGTTTTGGTATTCCTAGAAGCTTTACCCATATTTTTTTGGTGAAAATGTACGTCTAACACCAAAAAGGCTTTTAAGGTTATGGAGAAGGTCCCTGAATATGGTCGTACCTTTTGTTCTGCTCATTTGAGGGAGCCACTTCCTCTGTCGGTGGGCTCTCTGGGCTGGGAGCAGAAAGGTCCGCAGGAGGATCTTCTGGTGGATCTGTGTCTGGTTGCCTGGAACAAAACTTGTTAAAACCTAATTTTAACCACACGGTGCAGGCAAAAGGCAGAACTTAGATGACCTTTCATCCATTGGGAGGCTGTCCTCTCGAGTAAAGACCAAGCTGCTAGAATCAAAGCTCAGCGACGGAGACAAGAGCGGAGGAGACTGCTTCTTCCAGGAGAAAGTCCTCTTCCTTGAATCTCGCTTTCTCTTCTCCTGTGAGGCAGAACATGACGGCAATTATGGCGTTTGGACAGTAAGTGGAGCTCACCAAGGAAAACCTTCTCACCTGAGTGGGGCTAGAGATGATCGATGCGCTGACTCTCCGCAGTAAGACGCTCTGAAAATACAGAGACGAAAACTCTGTGATCTCATCAGGGAGACATCATTTTctacaccaggggtgtcaaacatacggcccgcgggccggttccggcccgccgaacaaatTAGTCCGGCCcgctggctaaatgcattatcattactcaaaaaaaaaaaaaaaaaatttttttttttttttttttttttatccagtgtcctgtctggcaatgtggcaataagaattaacttgtcttaatgccaaaaagagctcatcagatttgattttcacaagtagagcagaactgcttttgccatagtgctccgcttgatttatgaatgtgattagttttattatgattcatgcggggattatctcaaatgatatggacactactaatgggaaagtaggagaggaaaggaagaacaataagatcaaaagaaaaggtgaaagaaagaggagataaaaggaagagaatgataaaaataattattgaaaaaaacatgtaatgtacttagtttaattgaaaatctgcagttcctatactgtccacgaggggcgctgtgttttaatcagcagatggtagcactgagcttcagatgtggaaaattgattttaaattatttcttaatttttatctgtttgatgtattttgtcatgcaggacagtgtttttaagttccaaaaattgtgaataaatgtttttcaacattgtacaatcactgtgatcagttcttatgcataatgcacacgtaaatgtttaactgagtaaaagtattgttgaaattgcacatacttttcttaaaaaggctgaggttattcatactATATTGTGTAacagtgaaattcatttaatataaaaataaacaacaagtccacttttattagttctatttaatctttgcaatgagtttactcgtgtggccctcttgagatcagattaagctgtatgcggcccctaaaccaaaatgagtttgacacccctgttctacaCTAAACCAAAACCTGCATACCTGATTGGAGTTTCTCCTCCTCCTATCACTTTCTGGATCTGCTGTAAATAATGAAGGGGGTGTCATCATTTAAGCAGCACCAAAACAAGGGAAAACATCACTACAGGACAAACTGAGTCGTTGCAAACCTGGGAAGATTCTGGTAATAATGCTGTGTCTGCTggcgctgagctgctgctgctcctgcagcgTCTTTTTAGCTTCCTCCAGCTCCGCTAGATTCCTGTCATGCCGCCTCCGCAGACTCTCCACGTGAGCCACCATGAGCTCCACAGCGCGACTCACCCGAGCCTCCTAATGAAACGGCTCCGTGAAATACCCAGCCGCGGTGAGAATAAAACAGGAGTTTATAACAATATGAACGAACGATGGAGCAAAGCTTTCAGTTTCATCCCGCTATCAGTCACATGCTATCTCACAGCAAGGAAAGCATCCTTCGTGTACCTGGTGGACGGCACCAAGCACCTCTGCCGTGCTGGAGATCCGCTCGACGGTGCCACCGAGGATGTCCAGGGAGAGCTCCAGCCTCTGCAGGATGCTGCTGCGCTTGCTGTCCAAACACAGGCCCTTCAGTGTCTGAAAACACACACCATCACGtgtccttcctctcctttccCAAAGTAAAGATGCAGTGCATGCAAAGGCAATCCAACCCTCACAAACCTACTGCCATGTCTTGTTGTAGACAAACATCAGTGGAAATTTGTATGGTAGAAGGAATATGATACaagattttcaaataaaaaaaaactatcttgtAAGTATGGCATGCTGTTAAATTCGTCCCCCTTTAATCTGATACCCCTTAATAAAGCTCAGTCCAACCATCTGAAGCCACTAACTTAGCAAACTGAGTCCACATGCGTGTAACTTAGAGtagagaacattaatgaacaCCAAAGGACAGAACGGACatgtcagagaagcagccaaaaggccAATGGTATCTCTGGAGGGCGTGCAGAGATTTgccgctcaggtgggagaatctgttgacaggaaaactattagttgtgcactcaGCAAATCCGTCTTCTATGGACAggtggcaaaaacaaaagccaagaaaagaagaagaaacgcactgttgaaagaaagctatAAGAACTCGAGAATTTCTCGAGCTATAAGAATTTCTACTTTTTTGCCCCGCGTGCCAAATTTCTACCCGACCGCACCCtgaatccccacagcatgatgtgcCGTGGGGATTGTGAAAGATCTTCACTAATGAGCGTAAACATGTGCCCAGagcttagatcaaagcataattGTGTgttatattcatgtgttagctGGCCCAGgcaaagtccagaactaaatcctGTGGCAAGTTTTGAAAGTCAATGTTCACAGCAGAATTGGCGACGATTTCCATCTCTAGAAGTGAAGCTGGTGGAGACGTACCCTAAAAGACTTGCGGCTGTGACGGCAATAAAAAGGCGGTGCTACAAAGGCGTCACTTGGCCATGCAGCCTTTTACTTCAGCTGCACAATAAGACTCATTCAAATTAAAATCCCCGAAGATGGTGCATCAGACTTTGTGGCTGTAACGCAACCAGAAACTCCAAAAGCCAGAAATAAGCTTGCAAGGAAAAAAGTACAATGCTGTGAAGACGGCGACGCGTTTTCCACACAGCGTACCTCCAGGGTCTCCCTGCCTCGGCTGAGCTCCAGGTGGACGTTCTCCTCCGCCAGGTTGCGCGCGTGCTCCTCTGACTGCAGCCTCTGCTTCAGGGTGTACTGATCGCAGCGGAAGGCCAGGGCGATCTGAGAGAAGGCCGTCTGGGCACACGCACAGGTTTCACCTCTCAGCTTATCAATGGAAACTTGGGATTTTCTTTATCATTACTGGTAGTATTTGCCACTCACagtgttgtattttctgtctaaacctGTTCTAAAtgtctcctgcacttggctgtttatattattttaagagagCTTGACtgtcaaagtttaccaaaatctaaaaaatgtaattcaaactgcatttggtttgttttactttttacttatactttttattacattacttgagtacatctatttttacagtaatttttatacttaagtacaagacatttcagatactttaagacttttagtcaagtaacatttcagtcagtcacttggacttttaccaaagtcatattttggagaggtacctattcttttacttgactccgagatttcagtactttatacaacactggccACTCAGAGGAACTTAAtgcacaaatcaaatcaagtcGAGCTGATGAAAATGTTAAACAGCTTGCAGCTTTACCTCCAAGTCCTTTTCTGTCATGTCCACGCTGTTAGAAAACATAAAGAAGATAAAAGCTCAACGAAAGGTTTAGACAGAACTCGGTGTTGCGTTTGGTCACGATGTGCAATCACCTGTTGAGGCCCACGCGCTCTATGATGGACAGCTCGCTCCAGCTGGTCACCGGCGGCTCCACCTGGCTGGTTTCTGTTTAGAAAGACGAACCCAGGCCTGAACTCAGAGCCAGAGAGCACCCACCCATCCTCTTCTCATCCATCTCTCTTTCAGCTCCTACCTTGCTCACTGTCCTCGCTGTCAGGCATGGTGGGTAAGTGGCGCCCGTGTGTCTCGGCGTCAGGGGGAGAGGCCTTACAGAAACACCGTCAGGGCCGTTAAATGTAAACACGTGCATAGAAGCAGACGCGGCAGCCGACGGTAGAACCGGTTAACTCACCTCCGTGCTCATCGGTGCGTCAGCAGCGGCGTGCACCAGAACAATCCAGAACCCTGTACCGGTTTATTTGGGTTTTCAGTTTGTCTTAACGGTGAGAGGGTTACGGTCAGACGTCTGCCCTGGATACATTCCTCCCTCGGCCTTTCTTCTGTCCTGAGAATAGATAATCCCATTAAGAGATCCACAGTCAAAGCAGAGCAGGATCCCTCACCCAAGAGGCTCATGGGAAGCCGGGTTTCATACGTAAGCATGGGTGTTTattgtagtaataataataattgactTCATTGTCCTTAAATCCCGTTGTTGGTGCTGATATGTTGAGATGTCGCATCAATATTTCCACGTTCTTAAACATGTTGATGAaagtataaaatatttttgtggttCATATTGAACTCAAATTGTAATTAACAAGTATATTCAATACAATCTGGACACACGCATGCATTTTTTCTCAATTACAATTTAGATTGTACAATAAACTCTTTTGATCTTTGTTAAGTGGATCCacattttaaactgcagtaCATTTCTAAACCTAAGACTGCCTCCTTATAGATTTTGACGACCTGTTGGCTGATAGATCTCAGCGGGTGAAAGTCAGCGGGTTTCGCTCTGATGTCCTCTCCTCGACTGGATCTCCCCATGGCTGTTATCTTGTCCTTCCTCTGTAGCAGTGACCCTGATCACAGGCCAgtggtacactgcaaaaaacgatctaaaaataagtaaaatgttcttaaagttagtgtatttgtccttgatttgagcaggtaaataagattgtctgccaatggaatgagtattttgacccctaaaataagattatacttcctgcacttgaaataagatggagatgatttgttcctattttaagtgcaaaaattttattccattggcaaatcatcttatttacctgcgcAAATCaaggatatatatacacactaactttaagaacattttacttactttttattcggtttttgcagtgcaggaacaCCACCAAGAcagggttcccaaacttttcagcctacAACCCCCAAAATCAGTGCTGGAGACTGCCGATGAGAATAAATTCCTAACATGAGGATAAAGTAGTATTTATAAATGCCACCTTCCCCCTGCattaaagttatattttatcaGTTTCACGAAAACGGAAATACATCTTCTTAGCACATTAGCACCAAATCATCTCACGACCCCTACTTTGAGAACCCCTGCACTAAGAGGTGTGACTCCtccattttaatattttcaggACGAAGGAAATGTTTTAGGAAATGCGGCTCCATCATCACCCTGCGGGCCTCTCCAGTGATGTTGAAATTGTGACCCAGTATGAAAACCTAGGAACTGAATGCtacttttaagatgttttatcgAGTGCTCAACATTATTTGGTCTGCAAACttgcaaaaacagcaacagaatgTTGGGAATCGTCAGAGTAGGCAGCAAAATTGCTGAGTCATCTTTAAATGACCTGTTTTGTACAAGGTCAGTGAAAAAGGCCCACCTGACTCAGGCCACCCAGTGAATTAGATATTTGCTGCCAGCATTCAGGAGGGATAGTCCAAGGCATTAATTTGTGTCTACACGATTGGAATTTTGAAGAATAGTGCGACCTTGGTGCATGTGACacatgtttgagtttttttatatTGGCTATGCAGTCAGTTGCCCGTAGGAGGTATAGAATCACAAAATTTTGTGATCATTGTCAGGGtttctttcattgttttaaacatttagcaGTCATTTGGAGAATTAGACAAAAAAGCAAGACATGGTTTGTGCTTCCATCTTTTCTGTCATTTCGCTACATCAGAGCATCTTGAGAAAGGATGAATATAGTAATCTAACATAATGCAGGCGAAACATCACATTTACTGTCAATTACTCATTTGTGGCGCTGCAGTTCATGAGTGAAACATCACCAAAACAAGGTTGTTTAAATGTAAGATCTAGGACAGATTTTAGCTTCTGTGCcaacttttgtttaaaaaaaaaaacaaaaaacaaaaacacctttAGCTGTAAATGGGGAATAAACGCCTTGACCAGACTTAATTCAACCCATTTGTTATTGACTACAGCATGGTATTGAGCCACATATGGAAAGACTGTTAAATATGTTCTGTTCAGCTTGAAGCGTTCTGGAGGCAAGATTTTACAAGACAACCAATGTAACTTAATGATTGGCAGTGCAGCACaaaaaagaagctgaaaaattaagtaaaactgAACACTAAgtccaattaaaaaaatcacagaagagCACATTTTGGAGTTCCTCCACTTTTATTGatagaaaagcagcatttaataGAGGCGCTGTGGTTTGCCCATGGTGCTCTTAATGTAGAGGGCTCGCACGTTCTGCCAGTTCTTCTTCAGCAAAGACACCAAGAAGTTGACGGCCAGGTGGATGTTGTAGACGAGCTCGTCTTCGGTCATCTTCACGTGTCCAACGGCCACAGCCAGACAGAGCACCTACGACACAGCCAACAGCACCACACAGTGAGAAAAATGCTGCTAAAAAAGGACTTTAGATGCTTGATTGAGACGGCAGCGAACGGTGACGGTACCTTCTTCATCTGGAACTTGATGGTGGACTTGACCTCGTCCACCTTTGTGTTCAGGTTCTCGTTGTGAGTGAGCAGGGAAGGGAACTTGCCGGCCTTGTTCAGTCCAGGACCCAAGATACGAGGAATCTGCTTGATCAGAGACTCTGAGGCCAGGAAGGCGTCGTACTTCTTGGCTGGAGGGGGAGGAGGTAGAAAACGGTCAATACTCAGCTTGAATGTCACACATCAAGTTTATCATCCAGATGGCTGAACCTACCGAGTTTCTTGACCAGCTTTTTGTTCTTGTTGAGCTTTTTGAGAGCCTCGATGTCCATGTGGGGAAGCTCTGCGGCCTTGGCCTCATCGCAGTGCTGCTGGTCTCCCAGGACGCACACGGAGAACTTGGGCCTGGGGAGGGTCTTCAGC
Coding sequences within:
- the rpl10a gene encoding 60S ribosomal protein L10a; this encodes MSKVSRDTLYEAVKEVLQGSVAKPRKFVESVELQISLKNYDPQKDKRFSGTVRLKTLPRPKFSVCVLGDQQHCDEAKAAELPHMDIEALKKLNKNKKLVKKLAKKYDAFLASESLIKQIPRILGPGLNKAGKFPSLLTHNENLNTKVDEVKSTIKFQMKKVLCLAVAVGHVKMTEDELVYNIHLAVNFLVSLLKKNWQNVRALYIKSTMGKPQRLY
- the LOC105931815 gene encoding uncharacterized protein LOC105931815 isoform X1, with amino-acid sequence MSTEASPPDAETHGRHLPTMPDSEDSEQETSQVEPPVTSWSELSIIERVGLNSVDMTEKDLETAFSQIALAFRCDQYTLKQRLQSEEHARNLAEENVHLELSRGRETLETLKGLCLDSKRSSILQRLELSLDILGGTVERISSTAEVLGAVHQEARVSRAVELMVAHVESLRRRHDRNLAELEEAKKTLQEQQQLSASRHSIITRIFPADPESDRRRRNSNQSVLLRRVSASIISSPTQEKRKRDSRKRTFSWKKQSPPLLSPSLSFDSSSLVFTREDSLPMDERQPDTDPPEDPPADLSAPSPESPPTEEVAPSNEQNKSLSLDSQRQRQRAKPAVLNKGKGRKAPLIQRQISIGTYGSPCKQDPLAVRLHRCQWARICANLLVLSCVVMLTCVMWKLHEGESEP
- the LOC105931815 gene encoding uncharacterized protein LOC105931815 isoform X2, which produces MSTEASPPDAETHGRHLPTMPDSEDSEQETSQVEPPVTSWSELSIIERVGLNSVDMTEKDLETAFSQIALAFRCDQYTLKQRLQSEEHARNLAEENVHLELSRGRETLETLKGLCLDSKRSSILQRLELSLDILGGTVERISSTAEVLGAVHQEARVSRAVELMVAHVESLRRRHDRNLAELEEAKKTLQEQQQLSASRHSIITRIFPDPESDRRRRNSNQSVLLRRVSASIISSPTQEKRKRDSRKRTFSWKKQSPPLLSPSLSFDSSSLVFTREDSLPMDERQPDTDPPEDPPADLSAPSPESPPTEEVAPSNEQNKSLSLDSQRQRQRAKPAVLNKGKGRKAPLIQRQISIGTYGSPCKQDPLAVRLHRCQWARICANLLVLSCVVMLTCVMWKLHEGESEP